In Hyphomicrobiales bacterium, a single window of DNA contains:
- a CDS encoding DUF1772 domain-containing protein, with the protein MRIFTLQFLALVFCALSLIPSGAHLAAMPNKMRLDQAGYFVAQGIYAGWSILGLLWFAAMIVLALLAFLSRTQRRPMAFSLAALACFAFTLIVFFTWTFPANQATANWTIAPETWEALRRRWEYSHAANAVIVFLAFVLTALAVLTWQRPAPRGL; encoded by the coding sequence ATGCGCATATTCACGCTGCAGTTTCTCGCCCTTGTCTTTTGCGCACTGTCGCTCATTCCTTCGGGGGCGCATCTGGCGGCAATGCCGAACAAGATGCGGCTCGATCAGGCCGGCTATTTCGTGGCGCAGGGCATCTATGCGGGCTGGTCCATCCTTGGGCTGTTGTGGTTCGCGGCGATGATCGTCCTGGCGCTGCTGGCCTTCCTGTCCCGTACCCAGCGCCGCCCCATGGCCTTTTCCCTCGCCGCGCTGGCGTGCTTTGCCTTCACCTTGATCGTATTCTTCACCTGGACTTTCCCCGCCAACCAGGCCACCGCCAACTGGACCATCGCGCCCGAGACCTGGGAGGCGCTGCGGCGGAGATGGGAGTACTCGCACGCCGCCAACGCTGTCATCGTGTTCCTGGCCTTTGTCTTGACGGCACTGGCAGTGCTCACGTGGCAGCGGCCCGCACCGCGCGGCCTGTGA
- a CDS encoding response regulator transcription factor: MRVLLIEDDTATAQSIELMLKSEGFNVYTTDLGEEGVDLGKLYDYDIILLDINLPDMSGYEVLKALRVSKVGTPILILSGLAAIEDKVKGLGFGADDYMTKPFHKDELVARIHAVVRRSKGHAQSVIHTGELVVNLDTKTVEVGGQRVHLTGKEYQMLELLSLRKGTTLTKEMFLNHLYGGMDEPELKIIDVFICKLRKKLAVAAQGKNFIETVWGRGYVLRDGAPPMGDDMDLRESA; the protein is encoded by the coding sequence ATGAGAGTGTTGCTGATCGAGGATGATACCGCGACGGCCCAGAGCATCGAGTTGATGCTCAAGTCCGAAGGTTTCAATGTTTACACCACCGACCTGGGTGAAGAAGGCGTCGATCTCGGCAAGCTCTACGACTACGACATCATCCTTCTCGACATCAACCTGCCGGACATGTCCGGCTATGAAGTGCTGAAGGCGCTGCGTGTTTCCAAGGTGGGAACGCCGATCCTCATCCTCTCCGGCCTCGCCGCCATCGAAGACAAGGTCAAGGGCCTGGGCTTCGGTGCTGACGACTACATGACCAAGCCGTTCCACAAGGACGAACTGGTGGCCCGTATCCACGCCGTTGTGCGCCGCTCCAAGGGCCATGCCCAGTCGGTCATCCACACGGGCGAACTCGTCGTCAACCTCGACACCAAGACGGTGGAAGTGGGCGGCCAGCGCGTGCACCTCACGGGCAAGGAATACCAGATGCTGGAGCTGCTCTCGCTCCGCAAGGGCACCACGCTCACCAAGGAAATGTTCCTCAACCACCTCTACGGCGGCATGGACGAGCCGGAACTGAAGATCATCGACGTGTTCATCTGCAAGCTGCGCAAGAAGCTGGCGGTCGCCGCACAGGGCAAGAACTTCATCGAGACCGTCTGGGGCCGCGGCTACGTGTTGCGCGACGGCGCGCCGCCCATGGGCGACGACATGGACCTGCGCGAAAGCGCGTAG
- a CDS encoding flagellar export protein FliJ has product MRSRDSLLRLHRFRTEDVRRQVADMDLMIQDLMRKHDELDAHVKAEEGRTGISDPNNVNYSMAAKSVRSRRDNILRTVAELRDQHDAMKDKLKDEESELRKVELLVEKEGGSLKPAPLAPPPGAMIGHAIAR; this is encoded by the coding sequence ATGCGTTCACGCGATAGCCTATTGAGGCTTCACCGCTTCCGCACCGAGGATGTCCGCCGCCAGGTGGCCGACATGGATCTGATGATCCAGGACCTCATGAGGAAGCATGATGAACTCGATGCCCATGTCAAAGCGGAAGAGGGGCGCACGGGCATCTCGGACCCCAACAACGTCAACTATTCCATGGCCGCGAAGTCGGTGCGGTCACGCCGCGACAACATCCTGCGCACGGTTGCGGAACTCCGCGACCAGCATGATGCCATGAAGGACAAGCTGAAGGACGAAGAGTCCGAACTGCGCAAGGTCGAACTGCTGGTGGAGAAGGAAGGCGGCTCGCTGAAGCCCGCACCCCTCGCCCCGCCGCCCGGCGCCATGATCGGCCACGCCATCGCCCGCTGA
- a CDS encoding HAD family hydrolase, which yields MWSGPRNISTAMMYSFGNRADCEAWDEPFYGFSLSTRGNDHPMRDEIIASMETDWDRLVARCVTPPRKPLFYQKHMTHHMLPGYDRSFILKLTNAFLIRDPSRVLASYAKKWAEVDLHSIGFVAQAEIFDMVAQKLGHAPPVVDAEDVLSHPRATLTKLCAACGIPFDEAMLKWPKGPKPFDGVWAQHWYNAVWQSQGFGKSEEENMPALPASLARIADEARPYYDLLRRHAIRS from the coding sequence ATGTGGTCCGGCCCCCGCAACATCTCCACAGCCATGATGTATTCCTTCGGAAACCGGGCGGACTGCGAAGCCTGGGACGAACCCTTCTACGGCTTCTCGCTCAGCACGCGGGGGAATGATCATCCCATGCGCGACGAGATCATCGCCTCCATGGAGACGGATTGGGACAGGCTTGTCGCGCGGTGTGTGACACCGCCGCGAAAGCCGCTCTTCTACCAGAAGCACATGACACATCACATGCTGCCGGGCTACGACCGCAGTTTCATCCTGAAGCTCACCAATGCTTTTCTCATCCGCGATCCGTCGCGGGTGCTGGCGAGCTATGCCAAGAAATGGGCCGAAGTGGACTTGCATTCCATTGGCTTCGTGGCGCAGGCGGAGATCTTCGACATGGTGGCGCAGAAACTGGGCCACGCGCCGCCGGTCGTGGATGCGGAAGACGTGCTTTCCCATCCGCGCGCCACGCTGACGAAACTGTGCGCGGCCTGCGGGATCCCGTTCGATGAAGCCATGCTGAAATGGCCGAAGGGACCCAAGCCCTTCGACGGTGTCTGGGCGCAACACTGGTACAATGCAGTGTGGCAATCGCAAGGCTTCGGCAAGTCCGAGGAAGAAAACATGCCCGCGCTCCCCGCCTCTCTCGCGCGCATCGCCGATGAGGCGCGGCCCTACTACGACTTGCTCCGCAGGCATGCCATCCGCTCGTAG
- a CDS encoding LysE family translocator, which translates to MLLSFIIAATLIELTPGPNMTWLAVLGASRGRTTALAAVAGVCLGLAIAAIVAGSGLTAILTEFPVLFQVLRWGGTLYLFYLAWDAWWEGDGELKHTNATRGIAFRQGLISNILNPKAYLFYAAMLPQFISGRMSIAAEVALLSAIYVTVATVIHSGIAVMAGSAATFLETSPHAVTIRRGLAILIALAAVWFFISTQVKR; encoded by the coding sequence ATGCTCCTCTCCTTCATCATCGCCGCAACCCTCATCGAACTGACGCCCGGGCCCAACATGACGTGGCTTGCAGTGTTGGGTGCCAGCCGGGGGCGGACGACGGCGCTCGCCGCCGTTGCGGGCGTGTGCCTTGGCCTTGCCATTGCAGCCATAGTCGCAGGCTCGGGCCTCACCGCCATCCTCACGGAATTTCCGGTGCTGTTCCAGGTGCTGCGCTGGGGCGGCACGCTCTACCTCTTCTATCTCGCGTGGGATGCCTGGTGGGAGGGCGATGGTGAACTCAAACACACGAATGCCACGCGCGGCATTGCCTTCCGGCAGGGGCTCATCAGCAACATCCTCAATCCGAAGGCCTATCTCTTCTATGCGGCCATGCTGCCGCAGTTCATCTCCGGCCGCATGAGCATCGCGGCAGAGGTTGCGCTCCTGTCCGCCATCTATGTGACCGTTGCCACGGTCATTCATTCCGGCATCGCCGTGATGGCGGGGTCGGCGGCGACATTTCTTGAAACCTCTCCGCATGCCGTCACCATCCGGCGCGGCCTCGCCATTCTCATCGCCCTGGCGGCGGTGTGGTTCTTCATTTCCACGCAGGTGAAACGATGA
- a CDS encoding aminotransferase class IV, with translation MTTPQSNIHDAHIDPRNLDILISVNGTLFPRAQAMVSVFDSGFILGDGVWEGLRLVKGGVPFLRAHIERLYEGAKSIFMEIGVAPEELVKRLFACIDANKMMDGVHIRLMVTRGVKATPYQDPRVTISPATIVIIPEYKEPNPKKFAEGLALHTVNVRRGAPDVQDQKLNSHSKLNCITACVQAANAGADEALMLDPLGFVATCNSTHFFIVRRGELWTSTGQYCIPGITRGNMLRVATSLGIPAHEKQFSLYDVYGADEAFVTGTFAGLIPVRVIDGRPVRHPLSPEPWSGAGPISRRLSEGYKALCVAESSRTL, from the coding sequence ATGACAACGCCCCAATCCAACATCCATGATGCCCACATCGATCCGCGCAATCTCGACATTCTCATCTCGGTGAATGGCACGCTGTTCCCCAGGGCGCAGGCCATGGTGTCGGTTTTTGATTCCGGTTTCATCCTGGGCGACGGTGTGTGGGAAGGCTTGCGGCTGGTGAAGGGCGGGGTGCCGTTCCTGCGCGCCCACATCGAGCGACTGTACGAGGGCGCCAAATCGATCTTCATGGAGATTGGCGTGGCGCCTGAGGAATTGGTGAAGCGACTCTTCGCTTGCATCGATGCCAACAAGATGATGGACGGCGTGCACATCCGCCTCATGGTCACGCGCGGCGTGAAGGCCACGCCCTATCAGGACCCGCGGGTGACGATCTCGCCCGCTACCATCGTCATCATCCCCGAATACAAGGAACCGAACCCGAAGAAATTCGCGGAGGGCCTGGCGCTGCACACTGTCAACGTGCGGCGTGGCGCGCCGGACGTGCAGGACCAGAAGCTCAACTCGCATTCGAAGCTCAACTGCATCACGGCCTGTGTGCAGGCGGCGAATGCGGGTGCGGATGAAGCCCTGATGCTGGACCCGCTGGGCTTCGTCGCCACCTGCAACTCCACGCACTTCTTCATCGTGCGGCGCGGCGAGTTGTGGACCTCGACCGGGCAGTACTGCATTCCCGGCATCACGCGCGGCAACATGTTGCGCGTGGCAACGTCGCTCGGCATTCCGGCCCATGAAAAGCAGTTCTCGCTCTATGATGTCTATGGTGCCGACGAGGCCTTCGTCACGGGCACCTTCGCGGGGCTCATTCCCGTACGCGTGATTGATGGCCGCCCGGTGCGGCACCCGCTGTCGCCGGAACCCTGGAGCGGGGCCGGGCCGATTTCGCGCAGGCTGTCGGAAGGCTACAAGGCACTGTGCGTGGCGGAGAGCAGCCGGACGCTCTGA
- a CDS encoding DMT family transporter, translated as MNRQRTIQSILGLVALDAALIGSWSAGFIGIRFASDYAPISLILLWRSLVSGLVLLPLALTMGPPLKRNEVLVQIVFGAVAMAGYLGCFAAAIGFGVPTGLVALITDMLPLAVAILSWPVLGQALNARQWFGTFVGLAGVLLASGWSLRLGDVPLWAYTLPALGTLALALAVLLQKRGPTNTMPVYQSLCIQCLSAAAVFAVFAWRDGGVAPVMDVHFMGGILWLVFVATFVSWGLYYMALRKSSPARVSSVLYLSPPVTMIWAWLVFSEPLSWAMAAGLAVSLIGIIIVARATPPPA; from the coding sequence ATGAACAGGCAAAGGACGATACAATCCATTCTAGGACTTGTTGCACTTGACGCGGCCCTCATCGGCTCGTGGAGCGCGGGCTTCATCGGCATCCGCTTTGCCAGCGACTATGCGCCGATCTCGCTCATCCTGCTGTGGCGGAGCCTCGTCTCCGGCCTCGTACTGCTGCCGCTGGCGCTCACCATGGGCCCGCCGCTGAAGCGAAACGAAGTGCTGGTGCAGATTGTCTTCGGCGCAGTGGCCATGGCGGGATACCTCGGGTGCTTCGCCGCCGCCATCGGCTTCGGCGTGCCGACCGGATTGGTGGCCCTGATCACCGACATGCTGCCGCTGGCCGTGGCCATCCTCTCCTGGCCCGTGCTGGGGCAGGCCCTCAATGCAAGACAATGGTTCGGCACCTTCGTGGGCCTCGCAGGCGTGTTGCTGGCCTCGGGGTGGTCACTCCGGCTCGGCGATGTGCCGCTCTGGGCCTACACGTTGCCGGCGCTCGGCACGCTGGCGCTGGCGCTCGCCGTGCTCCTGCAGAAGCGCGGCCCCACCAACACCATGCCGGTCTATCAGAGCCTCTGCATCCAGTGCCTCTCTGCTGCTGCCGTCTTCGCGGTCTTCGCCTGGCGCGATGGCGGCGTGGCCCCGGTGATGGACGTGCACTTCATGGGCGGCATTCTGTGGCTGGTCTTTGTGGCGACCTTCGTGTCGTGGGGTCTCTATTACATGGCGCTCCGCAAATCCTCCCCGGCGCGTGTCTCTTCCGTGCTCTACCTCAGCCCGCCCGTAACGATGATCTGGGCCTGGCTCGTGTTCAGCGAACCCTTGTCCTGGGCCATGGCGGCAGGCCTCGCCGTGTCGCTGATCGGCATCATCATCGTCGCCCGTGCCACGCCGCCACCTGCCTAG
- a CDS encoding cation:proton antiporter — protein sequence MSLNDFLLGALIYLAAAVISAPIAKRLGLGSVLGFLAAGAIIGPSVIGLIGREGESVKHFAEFGVIVMLFLVGLELEPSRLWQLRKQIFGLGLLQVIGVALVIGAASLWISAGWRESVAIGLILALSSTAIVLQTMEENGTLKTPCGQSVFSVLLFQDISVIPMLALLPLIAVAAVHTDGGHGGSLLDAYPVWVQALLTIGAVALVLVAGRYLMRPLFRIVADTGTREIFVAFALLIVVGITLLMGLVGLSPALGTFLAGVVLADSEYRHELEMDLQPFKGLLLAIFFIAVGAGIDFSLIASAPMLLACSLAAFIALKLAAHFGLARGFGMNGADSSRFSFALAQGSEFGFVLITFCVGLGLVTATSAGLLTAVIALSMAASPLLMMVDSKVLQPRFADGDFLRDPDTISHSGVDVIIAGHGRFGMTIGRVLNAQGKRTVVLDLDSSQVDALRKFGFKVFYGDALRLDLLESAGAREAKMLVVAIDDREKATELVKLAQQNFPHLKLLVRVFDRAHAYEVMRTGVDTVYREVFGSSMDLARDALTHLGMHPNEAHRAITRFRAHDERFLRKSAAHADDESKLIDIARQSRAEITRVFAADRGNDPTPPDQSWHDDDGVQH from the coding sequence ATGAGCCTCAACGATTTTCTTCTGGGTGCACTGATCTATCTCGCCGCGGCGGTGATCTCGGCTCCCATTGCCAAGCGGCTGGGCCTCGGCTCGGTGCTGGGCTTCCTCGCCGCCGGAGCCATCATCGGGCCTTCGGTGATCGGCCTCATCGGGCGCGAGGGCGAGTCCGTGAAGCACTTCGCGGAATTCGGCGTGATCGTCATGCTCTTCCTCGTGGGGCTGGAACTGGAACCGTCGCGGCTGTGGCAGTTGCGCAAGCAGATTTTCGGCCTGGGCCTTCTGCAAGTGATCGGCGTTGCCCTGGTGATCGGCGCGGCCTCGCTGTGGATCAGTGCAGGGTGGCGCGAGAGCGTCGCCATCGGCCTCATCCTGGCGCTGTCATCCACGGCGATCGTGCTGCAAACGATGGAGGAAAACGGGACATTGAAGACTCCGTGCGGGCAATCGGTGTTTTCGGTGCTGCTGTTCCAGGACATTTCGGTCATCCCCATGCTGGCACTTCTGCCGCTCATCGCTGTTGCCGCCGTGCACACGGATGGGGGTCACGGCGGCTCGTTGCTGGATGCCTATCCTGTCTGGGTCCAGGCGCTGCTCACTATCGGTGCGGTGGCGCTGGTGCTGGTGGCAGGGCGGTATCTCATGCGCCCCCTATTCCGCATCGTCGCCGACACGGGCACCCGCGAGATCTTCGTCGCCTTCGCCCTGCTGATTGTCGTGGGCATCACGCTGCTCATGGGACTTGTCGGGTTGTCGCCCGCGCTCGGCACGTTCCTCGCCGGCGTTGTGCTGGCCGACAGCGAATACCGCCACGAGCTTGAGATGGACCTGCAACCCTTCAAGGGATTGCTGCTGGCGATCTTCTTCATCGCTGTCGGGGCGGGCATTGATTTCTCGCTGATCGCATCGGCACCGATGTTGCTGGCCTGCAGCCTTGCGGCCTTCATCGCCCTGAAACTTGCCGCGCATTTCGGGCTGGCCCGCGGCTTCGGCATGAACGGCGCAGACAGTTCGCGCTTTTCCTTCGCCCTGGCGCAGGGCTCGGAATTCGGCTTCGTGCTGATTACCTTCTGTGTGGGCCTTGGCCTCGTCACGGCCACTTCGGCTGGCTTGCTCACGGCGGTGATCGCCTTGTCCATGGCCGCTTCACCGTTGCTGATGATGGTAGACAGCAAGGTGTTGCAGCCGCGGTTCGCGGATGGCGATTTCCTGCGCGATCCCGACACGATCAGTCATTCCGGCGTCGACGTGATCATCGCCGGTCACGGCCGCTTCGGCATGACCATCGGTCGCGTGCTCAATGCCCAAGGCAAGCGTACGGTGGTGCTGGACCTTGATTCCTCGCAGGTGGATGCCTTGCGCAAGTTCGGCTTCAAGGTGTTCTATGGCGATGCCCTGCGGCTGGACCTCCTGGAGTCGGCAGGTGCACGCGAAGCAAAGATGCTCGTCGTTGCCATCGACGACCGCGAGAAGGCGACGGAACTTGTCAAGCTGGCGCAGCAGAACTTTCCCCACCTCAAGCTGCTGGTGCGTGTGTTCGACCGCGCCCACGCCTATGAAGTGATGCGCACCGGTGTCGATACCGTCTATCGCGAAGTATTCGGTTCATCCATGGACCTTGCGCGAGACGCGCTCACGCACCTTGGCATGCACCCCAACGAGGCGCACCGCGCGATTACCCGGTTCCGGGCGCATGACGAGCGCTTCCTGCGGAAATCCGCTGCCCATGCGGACGATGAAAGCAAACTCATCGACATCGCCCGGCAGTCACGCGCCGAGATCACCCGCGTCTTCGCCGCCGACCGCGGCAATGACCCGACGCCGCCAGACCAATCCTGGCACGACGACGACGGCGTGCAACACTAG
- a CDS encoding NAD(P)H-dependent oxidoreductase, with product MRILVLIAHPRSSQSIAQHALNAAAQDIAGVTVRDLYAIYPDFNIDVVAEQAVLLAHDLVVLQHPFYWYSAPAIIKEWLDIVLESGWAYGTGGDKLSGKYMMTAISTGGLETYYHPQGRNRFTIEELLTPFNQTAYLCGMAYLAPFVIYGARKQSADTLAQAAQRYRATLEGLARGEIDPVERLAADYVLPQGFKRRHAL from the coding sequence ATGCGCATCCTCGTCCTCATTGCCCACCCCCGTTCCTCACAGTCCATTGCCCAGCACGCGCTGAACGCGGCGGCGCAGGACATCGCTGGCGTGACGGTGCGCGACCTCTATGCCATCTATCCCGATTTCAACATCGACGTGGTGGCGGAACAGGCGGTGCTGCTGGCCCACGACCTCGTCGTGCTGCAACATCCGTTCTACTGGTATTCCGCGCCCGCCATCATCAAGGAATGGCTGGACATCGTGCTCGAGTCCGGTTGGGCCTATGGCACGGGCGGCGACAAGTTGTCGGGCAAATACATGATGACCGCCATCAGCACCGGCGGCCTTGAGACCTACTATCACCCGCAGGGCCGCAACCGCTTCACCATCGAGGAACTGCTCACGCCTTTCAACCAGACAGCATATCTCTGCGGCATGGCCTATCTCGCCCCCTTCGTCATTTATGGTGCGCGCAAGCAAAGCGCCGACACTCTGGCCCAAGCCGCTCAACGCTACCGCGCGACACTCGAAGGTCTGGCGCGGGGCGAAATTGATCCGGTGGAGCGTCTCGCGGCAGACTACGTGCTGCCACAGGGTTTCAAGCGGAGGCACGCGCTATGA